A single Anopheles maculipalpis chromosome 3RL, idAnoMacuDA_375_x, whole genome shotgun sequence DNA region contains:
- the LOC126565943 gene encoding glutaminyl-peptide cyclotransferase-like, with amino-acid sequence MDTATSYGQLTLEQIRIVSTRTNESHFDSMLKSILKPRIVGTATHSEVKRSIIQELKTLGFTVELDEFNQKAPHFGMLKFTNIVGKLNPDADKYLALACHYDSKYFREHAFVGAVDSAVPCAMMLNLAKTTESALKLLRNNTDLSLMLLFFDGEEAFRKWSATDSLYGSKHLATKWTTAPYVSKALGKSMREIDRVQLLVLLDLIGSENPKFYNFFPNTRNYQRRLSKIENTLRQNKLLVKDPKSSEMFLDQTLYNRIEDDHLPFLKRNIPVLHLIPVPFPKHWHKPEDNEANLSRPTIKNVNAILRIFMLEHLTFCNSKYGRSEQTCLQ; translated from the exons ATGGATACTGCAACG AGCTATGGTCAACTGACGCTTGAACAGATACGAATCGTGTCGACACGTACGAATGAATCCCACTTCGACAGCATGCTCAAAAGCATCCTCAAACCCCGAATCGTTGGAACAGCCACACACAGTGAGGTCAAGCGCAGTATCATCCAGGAGCTCAAAACTCTTGGCTTCACCGTGGAGCTGGACGAGTTCAACCAGAAGGCACCGCATTTTGGAATGCTAAAATTTACCAACATCGTGGGCAAACTGAATCCGGATGCGGACAAATATCTAGCCCTCGCCTGTCACTACGATAGTAAATACTTTCGCGAGCACGCATTCGTTGGTGCGGTCGATTCTGCCGTCCCCTGTGCAATGATGCTGAATTTAGCGAAAACTACCGAATCAGCACTGAAGCTGCTGCGCAACAATACCGACCTAAGCTTGATGTTGCTGTTCTTCGATGGGGAGGAAGCCTTCCGCAAGTGGTCCGCAACTGATTCGCTGTACGGTTCGAAACATTTGGCCACCAAATGGACTACCGCACCGTACGTTTCGAAGGCTTTGGGCAAATCGATGCGTGAAATCGATCGCGTCcagttgctggtgctgttggaTTTGATTGGCAGTGAGAATCCAAAGTTCTACAACTTCTTTCCCAACACACGCAACTACCAGCGACGGTTAAGTAAGATCGAGAACACACTTCGGCAGAACAAACTTCTGGTGAAGGATCCGAAGAGCAGCGAGATGTTTCTCGATCAAACGTTGTACAATCGGATCGAAGACGATcatcttcctttcctgaagagAA acATCCCAGTGCTACATTTGATTCCCGTTCCGTTTCCCAAACACTGGCACAAACCGGAAGACAACGAAGCTAACCTGAGCCGGCCTACGATCAAGAACGTTAACGCTATTTTACGAATATTTATGCTAGAACATTTAACGTTTTGCAACAGCAAATATGGACGTTCGGAGCAAACATGCTTGCAGTAA
- the LOC126563439 gene encoding 60S ribosomal protein L29 isoform X1, with the protein MAKSKNHTNHNQNQKAHKNGIKKPKRKRHESKRGMCQKFLRNLRFSKKGNVSHEESLKRAEERKAKYAGQPAPVKL; encoded by the exons ATGGCCAAGTCCAAGAATCATACCAATCACAACCAGA ACCAAAAGGCACATAAGAACGGTATCAAGAAGCCCAAGCGCAAGCGTCATGAGTCGAAGCGTGGT ATGTGCCAGAAGTTCCTGCGCAATCTTCGATTCTCGAAGAAGGGTAACGTTTCGCACGAGGAATCGCTGAAGCGCGCCGAGGAACGCAAGGCCAAGTACGCTGGTCAGCCCGCTCCCGTGAAGCTGTAG
- the LOC126562526 gene encoding glutaminyl-peptide cyclotransferase-like: protein MYTVSSGMEWLRIVSCLLVTFTILPIQQSYGQLTLEQMRIVSTRTNESHFDSMLKSILKPRIVGTATHSEVKRSIIQELKTLGFTVELDEFNQKAPHFGMLKFTNIVGKLNPDADKYLALACHYDSKYFREHAFVGAVDSAVPCAMMLNLAKTTESALKLLRNNTDLSLMLLFFDGEEAFRKWSATDSLYGSKHLATKWTTAPYVSKALGKSMREIDRVQLLVLLDLIGSENPKFYNFFPNTRNYQRRLSKIENTLRQNKLLVKDPKSSEMFLDQTLYNRIEDDHLPFLKRNIPVLHLIPVPFPKHWHKPEDNEANLSRPTIKNVNAILRIFMLEHLTFCNSKYGRSVQTCLQ from the exons ATGTACACCGTTAGCAGCGGAATGGAGTGGCTACGAATCGTTTCCTGCCTTCTAGTGACCTTCACGATATTACCGATTCAACAG AGCTATGGTCAACTGACGCTTGAACAGATGCGAATCGTGTCGACACGTACGAATGAATCCCACTTCGACAGCATGCTCAAAAGCATCCTCAAACCCCGAATCGTTGGAACAGCCACACACAGTGAGGTCAAGCGCAGTATCATCCAGGAGCTCAAAACTCTTGGCTTCACCGTGGAGCTGGACGAGTTCAACCAGAAGGCACCGCATTTTGGAATGCTAAAATTTACCAACATCGTGGGCAAACTGAATCCGGATGCGGACAAATATCTAGCCCTCGCCTGTCACTACGATAGTAAATACTTTCGCGAGCACGCATTCGTTGGTGCGGTCGATTCTGCCGTCCCCTGTGCAATGATGCTGAATTTAGCGAAAACTACCGAATCAGCACTGAAGCTGCTGCGCAACAATACCGACCTAAGCTTGATGTTGCTGTTCTTCGATGGGGAGGAAGCCTTCCGCAAGTGGTCCGCAACTGATTCGCTGTACGGTTCGAAACATTTGGCCACCAAATGGACTACCGCACCGTACGTTTCGAAGGCTTTGGGCAAATCGATGCGTGAAATCGATCGCGTCcagttgctggtgctgttggaTTTGATTGGCAGTGAGAATCCAAAGTTCTACAACTTCTTTCCCAACACACGCAACTACCAGCGACGGTTAAGTAAGATCGAGAACACACTTCGGCAGAACAAACTTCTGGTGAAGGATCCGAAGAGCAGCGAGATGTTTCTCGATCAAACGTTGTACAATCGGATCGAAGACGATcatcttcctttcctgaagagAA acATCCCAGTGCTACATTTGATTCCCGTTCCGTTTCCCAAACACTGGCACAAACCGGAAGACAACGAAGCTAACCTGAGCCGGCCTACGATCAAGAACGTTAACGCTATTTTACGAATATTTATGCTAGAACATTTAACGTTTTGCAACAGCAAATATGGACGTTCGGTGCAAACATGCTTGCAGTAA
- the LOC126563439 gene encoding 60S ribosomal protein L29 isoform X2 has translation MAKSKNHTNHNQNQKAHKNGIKKPKRKRHESKRGMCQKFLRNLRFSKKGNVSHEESLKRAEERKAKYAGQPAPVKL, from the exons ATGGCCAAGTCCAAGAATCATACCAATCACAACCAGA ACCAAAAGGCACATAAGAACGGTATCAAGAAGCCCAAGCGCAAGCGTCATGAGTCGAAGCGTGGT ATGTGCCAGAAGTTCCTGCGCAATCTTCGATTCTCGAAGAAGGGTAACGTTTCGCACGAGGAATCGCTAAAGCGCGCCGAGGAACGCAAGGCCAAGTACGCTGGTCAGCCCGCTCCCGTGAAGCTGTAG
- the LOC126562263 gene encoding E3 ubiquitin-protein ligase TRAIP-like — translation MNLVCPICSDIFVPSAEVNITPCGHMFHHLCLLQWLERSKTCPQCRERCIATRLIKVYFNVTANLDTTEDSASLLEKLDNLTLKIREQEKLLKGCEANAAQHKTEQKKMRKTLLGLEEEIRSKNTAMFAMKHELDMMRGHLKTLVKVQKELEDAQTKLQLYMVIKQALDDTAQEVEQMLTNNMSREAAITLAVALKRELQAQEMKRKTQSERITHLQNNEIDQRRKIKALEEKLSASDSEIYQLEQQLKQQAKELCINTSTESVGSPGEIVPNTPDQRPKIGRKRPVPDLNNSTPLSEKVRKIIDSNSPYLRVKTSSIGLAPLMRGGLSANPAPSTSSASAVEKPKLNGGLNNKYSIFSKKRIAEPTSGLAPVVKSSSAVQDENKHESKAEEESTSLAGPRFTLTSSTVTARLKAGKLTRHPSSVMSPEKGANLLSLDDLDSIFE, via the exons ATGAATTTAGTGTGCCCCATCTGTTCTGATATATTTGTACCATCGGCCGAAGTAAATATTACACCATGTGGCCACATGTTCCATCATCTGTGCCTGCTTCAATGGCTTGAAAG atctAAAACATGTCCCCAGTGCCGAGAACGTTGCATTGCAACAAGACTAATCAAAGTGTACTTCAATGTTACGGCCAATCTCGATACGACCGAGGACAGTGCGTCGTTGTTGGAAAAGCTGGACAATCTTACGCTGAAAATACGTgaacaggaaaagttgctaaAGGGGTGCGAAGCCAATGCAGCGCAACataaaaccgaacaaaaaaagatgcgTAAAACATTGCTGGGCTTGGAAGAGGAGATTCGGAGCAAAAATACGGCCATGTTTGCGATGAAGCACGAGCTGGACATGATGCGAGGACATCTGAAAACGTTGGTAAAGGTACAGAAAGAGCTCGAGGACGCGCAAACGAAGCTGCAGTTGTACATGGTGATAAAGCAAGCGCTGGACGATACCGCCCAAGAGGTGGAACAGATGCTTACAAATAATATGAGCCGTGAAGCGGCCATTACACTAGCCGTTGCACTGAAACGTGAGCTGCAAGCCCAAGAGATGAAGCGAAAAACGCAATCGGAACGGATAACGCATCTTCAAAATAACGAGATAGATCAGCGCAGAAAGATTAAAGCGCTGGAAGAGAAACTGTCCGCGTCCGATAGTGAAATATATCAGCTTGAACAGCAACTGAAGCAACAGGCAAAAGAATTATGCATCAATACGTCGACCGAAAGCGTTGGTTCGCCGGGTGAAATTGTACCGAACACACCGGATCAACGGCCAAAGATCGGCCGGAAGCGTCCAGTGCCAGACCTCAACAACAGTACGCCCCTGTCGGAGAAGGTGCGCAAAATTATAGACTCCAATTCACCCTACCTTCGTGTTAAGACAAGCAGTATTGGGCTTGCGCCACTCATGCGCGGAGGTTTAAGCGCAAATCCTGCCCCATCCACATCTAGTGCTAGTGCTGTCGAGAAACCAAAGCTGAACGGGGGTCTTAACAACAAATATTCCATCTTTTCAAAGAAAAGAATTGCTGAACCAACCTCCGGACTTGCCCCGGTAGTCAAGTCTTCCAGCGCCGTACAAGATGAGAACAAACACGAAAGCAAGGCAGAGGAGGAAAGCACCAGTCTGGCTGGACCACGATTCACACTGACTTCTTCTACCGTTACGGCAAGGCTGAAAGCGGGCAAACTTACTAGACATCCTTCGTCGGTGATGAGCCCGGAGAAAGGAGCAAATTTGCTTAGTTTAGATGATCTAGATTCTATTTTTGAGTAG
- the LOC126562264 gene encoding LOW QUALITY PROTEIN: E3 ubiquitin-protein ligase TRAIP-like (The sequence of the model RefSeq protein was modified relative to this genomic sequence to represent the inferred CDS: substituted 1 base at 1 genomic stop codon): MNLVCPICSDIFVPSAEVNITPCGHMFHHLCLLQWLERSKTCPQCRERCIATRLIKVYFNVTANLDTTEDNASLLEKLDNLTLKIREQEKLLKACEANAAQHKTEQKKMRKTLLGLEEEIRSKNTAMFAMKHELDMMRGHLKTLVKVQKELEDAQTKLQLYMVIKQALDDTAQEVEQMLTNNMSREAAITLAVALKRELQAQEMKRKTQSERITHLQNNEIDQRRKIKALEEKLSASDSEIYRLEQQLKQQAKELCINTSTASVGSPGEIVPNTPDQRPKIGRKRQVPDLNNSTPLSEKVRKIIDSKSTYLRVKTSSIGLAPLMRGGLSANPAPSTSIASAVEKAKLNGGLNNKYSIFSKKRNAXPTSGLAPVVKSSSAVQDENKRESKAEEESTSLAGPRFTLTSSTVTARLKAGKLTRHPSSVMSPEKGANLLSLEDLDSIFE; encoded by the exons ATGAATTTAGTGTGCCCCATCTGTTCTGATATATTTGTACCATCGGCCGAAGTAAATATTACACCATGTGGCCACATGTTCCATCATCTGTGCCTGCTTCAATGGCTTGAAAG atctAAAACATGTCCCCAGTGCCGAGAACGTTGCATTGCAACAAGACTAATCAAAGTGTACTTCAATGTTACGGCCAATCTCGATACGACCGAGGACAATGCGTCGTTGTTGGAAAAGCTGGACAATCTTACGCTGAAAATACGTgaacaggaaaagttgctaaAGGCGTGCGAAGCCAATGCAGCGCAACataaaaccgaacaaaaaaagatgcgTAAAACATTGCTGGGCTTGGAAGAGGAGATTCGGAGCAAAAATACGGCCATGTTTGCGATGAAGCACGAGCTGGACATGATGCGAGGACATCTGAAAACGTTGGTAAAGGTACAGAAAGAGCTCGAGGACGCGCAAACGAAGCTGCAGTTGTACATGGTGATAAAGCAAGCGCTGGACGATACCGCCCAAGAGGTGGAACAGATGCTTACAAATAATATGAGCCGTGAAGCGGCCATTACACTAGCCGTTGCACTGAAACGTGAGCTGCAAGCCCAAGAGATGAAGCGAAAAACGCAATCGGAACGGATAACGCATCTTCAAAATAACGAGATAGATCAGCGCAGAAAGATTAAAGCGCTGGAAGAGAAACTGTCCGCGTCCGATAGTGAAATATATCGGCTGGAACAGCAACTGAAGCAACAGGCAAAAGAATTATGCATCAATACGTCGACCGCAAGCGTTGGTTCGCCGGGTGAAATTGTACCGAACACACCGGATCAACGGCCAAAGATCGGCCGGAAGCGTCAAGTGCCAGACCTCAACAACAGTACGCCCCTGTCGGAGAAGGTGCGCAAAATTATAGACTCCAAATCAACCTACCTTCGTGTTAAGACAAGCAGTATTGGGCTTGCGCCACTCATGCGCGGAGGTTTAAGCGCAAATCCTGCCCCATCCACATCTATTGCTAGTGCTGTCGAGAAAGCAAAGCTGAACGGGGGTCTTAACAACAAATATTCCATCTTttcgaagaaaagaaacgctTAACCAACCTCCGGACTTGCCCCGGTAGTCAAGTCTTCCAGCGCCGTACAAGATGAGAACAAACGCGAAAGCAAGGCAGAGGAGGAAAGCACCAGTCTGGCTGGACCACGATTCACACTGACTTCTTCTACCGTTACGGCAAGGCTGAAAGCGGGCAAACTTACTAGACATCCTTCGTCGGTGATGAGCCCGGAGAAAGGAGCAAATTTGCTTAGTTTAGAGGATCTAGATTCTATTTTTGAGTAG
- the LOC126561730 gene encoding organic cation transporter protein yields MTPKPEESIPVSHVGDDRELGEPGLNNSASLSNLSANLKLNAFINNGFVSDCAQAEKLAAMELHGGKEELRKDTKNSNQHGVLMSSNGSAATVAEKPVVDFDDLLPHVGEFGRYQKILFLLMIPFAFFVAFVYFSQIFITLVPEEHWCYVPELQHLSVEERRALAIPVDESFGSGLGSGIVADGSEPISYSKCTMYAVNFTEVLANNIRKADPSWPTQPCRNGWEYNFTDVPYQTAATDFEWVCDHAYLPTLAQSIFFLGAIVGGLLFGWIADRYGRIPALAGCNIVGFVAGVATAFVGNFWQFSLCRFLVGFAFDNCFTMMYILVLEYVGPKWRTFVANMSIALFFTTASCALPWIAYYLADWKTFAIVTSAPLALAILTPLVVPESARWLVSQGKIDKAIGILKKFETINKKTIDAKVYQEFSDSCVRLQEEEAANSNYSVLDLFKTPRLRNITILLIAIWMAISLVFDGHVRNVGSLGLDLFFTFTVAAATELPADTFLTLTLDRWGRRWLACGTMVASGLFSLFATMVPMGAYSATLAILGRFSVNISYNIGLQYAAELLPTVVRAQGVAFIHIMGYVASIVAPFVVYLANISPSLPLIVLGVLGIIGGLLSLLLPETLGHDLPQTLADGEEFGRGQKIWDFPCLTKKVDDVDTCDDLPVERFTRATSKSSIGASLRASTRGELRSSMLNRSIRSRVSVRSLAQCKEEQMSAGV; encoded by the exons atgacaCCCAAACCAGAGGAAAGCATTCCCGTCTCGCACGTGGGCGACGACCGGGAGCTTGGCGAACCGGGCCTAAACAACAGTGCCAGTTTGAGCAATCTTAGCGCCAATCTCAAGCTGAACGCGTTCATCAACAACGGTTTCGTGAGTGATTGTGCCCAGGCCGAAAAGCTGGCCGCAATGGAACTGCACGGTGGCAAGGAGGAGCTGCGCAAGGATACGAAAAACAGCAACCAGCATGGCGTCCTGATGAGCAGCAACGGCAGTGCGGCAACGGTAGCCGAAAAACCGGTCGTAGACTTTGACGATCTGCTGCCGCACGTGGGCGAATTTGGGCGCTATCAGAAGATACTCTTCCTGCTGATGATTCCGTTCGCGTTCTTCGTGGCGTTCGTGTACTTTTCGCAGATTTTCATCACTCTCGTGCCCGAAGAGCATTGGTGTTACGTGCCAGAACTGCAGCACCTGTCCGTGGAGGAAAG ACGCGCGTTAGCCATTCCGGTCGACGAATCGTTTGGGTCCGGCTTGGGCTCGGGTATCGTCGCCGATGGAAGCGAACCGATCAGCTACAGCAAATGTACGATGTACGCCGTTAACTTCACGGAGGTGCTTGCCAACAACATACGCAAGGCAGATCCATCCTGGCCGACGCAACCCTGCCGGAACGGTTGGGAGTACAACTTTACGGATGTACCGTACCAAACGGCTGCAACTGAT TTCGAATGGGTCTGCGACCATGCCTACCTCCCGACGTTGGCCCAATCCATCTTCTTCCTCGGTGCGATCGTCGGTGGTCTGCTGTTCGGTTGGATTGCGGATCGATACGGACGCATCCCCGCGCTGGCTGGTTGCAATATTGTCGGTTTTGTGGCCGGTGTCGCTACCGCATTCGTTGGCAACTTCTGGCAGTTTAGCTTGTGCCGGTTTCTGGTCGGATTTGCTTTCGACAACTGCTTCACCATGATGTACATCTTAG TTCTGGAATACGTTGGCCCAAAATGGCGCACGTTTGTCGCCAACATGTCGATCGCGCTGTTTTTCACGACCGCTTCCTGCGCATTGCCCTGGATTGCATACTATCTGGCAGATTGGAAAACGTTCGCTATTGTCACATCGGCACCGCTAGCTTTAGCCATCCTTACCCCACTGGTGGTACCGGAATCGGCAAG ATGGCTCGTTTCGCAGGGTAAGATTGACAAAGCCATCGGAATCCTTAAGAAGTTTGAAACGATCAACAAGAAGACGATCGATGCCAAGGTGTATCAGGAATTCAGTGACAGCTGCGTGCGGCTTCAGGAGGAAGAGGCTGCTAATAGCAACTACTCTGTACTGGATCTGTTCAAGACGCCACGCCTGCGTAACATCACCATCCTGCTGATTGCCATCTGGATGGCCATCTCGCTCGTGTTCGATGGTCACGTGCGTAACGTGGGTTCGCTCGGACTCGATCTGTTCTTCACGTTTACGGTTGCTGCTGCGACGGAGCTGCCGGCCGATACCTTCCTCACTCTGACGCTGGATCGTTGGGGACGGCGATGGTTGGCCTGCGGAACGATGGTCGCCAGCGGACTGTTCAGTCTGTTCGCCACCATGGTACCGATGG GTGCCTATTCAGCTACATTGGCAATTTTGGGACGCTTCAGTGTGAACATTTCGTACAACATTGGACTACAGTACGCGGCCGAGCTGCTTCCCACCGTCGTCCGGGCACAGGGTGTCGCGTTCATCCACATCATGGGATACGTGGCGAGCATTGTGGCACCGTTCGTCGTTTATCTCGCCAACATCTCGCCCTCCCTGCCACTGATTGTGCTGGGCGTTTTGGGTATCATTGGGGGATTGCTTTCCCTGCTGCTGCCCGAAACACTTGGACACGACCTGCCGCAAACGCTTGCCGATGGTGAAGAATTTGGACGTGGGCAAAAGATTTGGGACTTCCCCTGCCTCACCAA GAAAGTGGATGATGTCGATACCTGTGATGATTTGCCCGTGGAGCGATTCACCCGTGCCACATCGAAGAGCTCGATTGGTGCCTCACTGCGAGCCTCGACCCGCGGAGAGCTTCGGTCGAGCATGCTTAACCGCTCGATACGATCACGCGTATCGGTCCGCTCGCTGGCTCAGTGCAAGGAGGAACAGATGTCGGCCGGTGTGTAG